One Methylosinus sp. C49 DNA segment encodes these proteins:
- the aroQ gene encoding type II 3-dehydroquinate dehydratase has product MPAVHVLNGPNLNLLGTREPDVYGRATLDDIKTRLAEICAARGIELLFRQSNHEGDLVDWIQEAGKAGAPVILNAGAFTHTSIALYDAIKGSGATVVEVHLSNVHARESFRRHSFIAPVARGVIAGFGADSYVLALNALFDREERKT; this is encoded by the coding sequence ATGCCCGCCGTCCATGTTCTAAACGGTCCAAATCTCAATCTGCTCGGGACGCGCGAGCCCGACGTCTACGGCCGCGCGACGCTCGACGACATAAAAACGCGGCTGGCCGAGATTTGCGCCGCCCGCGGGATCGAGCTTTTGTTCCGGCAGTCCAACCATGAGGGCGACCTCGTGGATTGGATACAAGAGGCGGGCAAGGCCGGCGCGCCGGTCATTTTGAACGCCGGCGCCTTCACCCACACGTCGATCGCGCTCTACGACGCCATAAAGGGCTCGGGAGCGACGGTCGTCGAGGTGCATCTCTCCAATGTGCATGCACGGGAGAGTTTTCGGCGTCACTCCTTCATCGCGCCTGTGGCTCGCGGCGTCATCGCCGGTTTCGGAGCCGATTCCTATGTGCTGGCGCTGAACGCATTGTTCGATCGAGAAGAAAGAAAGACCTGA